Proteins encoded in a region of the Amyelois transitella isolate CPQ chromosome 9, ilAmyTran1.1, whole genome shotgun sequence genome:
- the LOC106130339 gene encoding ras suppressor protein 1 gives MSHPPPVSCIPNTAKMSKAKKVIEEAREINNPEIDLVDKGISNLDEVPGLFSLANITRLSLSHNKIQTVPPALANLINLEILNFANNHIEELPVSLSSLPKLRILNVSLNRLNGLPRGFGAFPVLEILDLTYNNLNEKNLPGNFFMMESLRALYLGDNDFEYLPPDIGNLKNLQILSMRENDLIEVPRELGQLSRLRELHLQANRLVVLPPEIGTLDLASNKSVLRLEGNFWIPPIEDQISLGPSHVLDYLRSETYRVLYSRHMSAKPPPPAQTLDKSKKASRARS, from the exons ATGAGTCATCCGCCTCCAGTTTCCTGTATTCCAAACACAGCGAAAATGTCGAAGGCGAAGAAAGTTATTGAAGAAGCGCGAGAAATAAACAATCCTGAGATAGATTTAGTGGACAAAGGAATCTCTAACCTCGATGAAGTACCTGGATTGT TCAGCCTTGCCAATATAACCAGACTCTCATTGAGTCATAACAAAATTCAGACAGTACCACCTGCTCTTGCTAATTTGATAAACCTGGAAATTCTGAATTTTGCCAACAACCACATTGAGGAACTCCCAGTGAGCCTGTCATCTTTACCTAAACTCAGGATTCTGAATGTCTctttgaatagactgaatgggcTTCCAAGAGGATTTGGAGCATTTCCTGTGTTGGAAATTTTGGACTTAACATACAATAATCTCAATGAGAAAAATTTGCCAGGGAACTTCTTTATGATGG AGAGTCTAAGAGCTTTATACTTGGGGGATAATGACTTTGAGTATCTGCCACCGGACATTGGGAATTTGAAGAACCTGCAAATT CTGTCAATGCGTGAGAACGATCTAATCGAAGTCCCGCGTGAGTTGGGGCAGTTGTCTCGTCTCCGGGAGCTTCATCTGCAGGCCAACAGGCTCGTGGTATTGCCTCCTGAAATTG GTACGCTAGATTTGGCCAGCAACAAATCGGTGTTGCGCCTAGAAGGCAACTTCTGGATACCGCCGATTGAAGATCAGATCTCCTTGGGGCCTTCCCACGTCCTGGATTATTTGCGATCGGAGACTTACAGAGT GTTGTACAGTCGTCACATGTCCGCGAAGCCCCCGCCGCCCGCGCAGACTCTGGACAAGAGCAAGAAAGCTAGTCGCGCGCGGTCATAG